The sequence below is a genomic window from Clostridium sp. BJN0001.
CTTCCGTTCTTAGTACTACCCATTCCTTTTTTATGAGCGAATAATTGAAGGTTCATCTTTAACATATAACTACACCTCCTCATCAATTAAAGTTATATATCTGCTACTTTTTTTGTAGCCTAATTCCTGATCTAAACCTAAAATCGTACTTTCAATACTCTTCTCAAATGTTTCAAGCAGAACTTCTGCTTTTTCACTTTTAAGATTTTCCATATCTAATTTTAAGTATCCATCTTTCATTTCATATGAAGGTTTCAATTTTAATACATCAATGCACCCTATTAGAACACTCTGCGACAGTACTGAAACTGAATTGCAGACAAGATCATATAGATCTCCTTTAGTATGCTCATCAAGTGCATGACCTTTTATTTCAAAACCTTTAATGAGATGATTATGTTTTTTAATTACTACTGTTACCATAATAATTAAGCTTCAATCTTTTCTACTACTAATTTAGTATAAGGTTGTCTGTGACCATTCTTTCTTCTGTAGTCTTTTTTAGACTTATACTTGAAGACGATAACTTTTTTCTGTTTTCCCTGAGCTGCAACTTTAGCTACTACTTTAGCTCCTTCTACAACTGGAGTTCCAACTTTAATTCCATCTTCTTTTTCTACAGCTAAAACTTCATTAAGTTCAACTGTTGAATCAACTTCAGCGTCAAGCTTTTCAACGTATAAAACGTCTCCTTCAGTGACTCTGTATTGTTTTCCACCTGTTTTTACTACTGCGTACATTAAACACACCTCCTCAATAACGGACTCGCCACTTTTGGTACAAAGATTTAACTTTGTTTTATAAAAAACCTTACGTGTGCGGTTTACAAATTTTAGTCTAACATATTTATATAAATAAGTAAAGCATTTTTTAAAGAATCATAACGAATGTTCCAATAGTAATAAAAATCCCGCCGATAATCGCTTTAATAGTTACTGTTTCCTTAAGAATTACAAAAGCAAAAACCATTGATATTACTACACTGAATTTATCTATTGGTACAACAAGTGAGGCTTTTCCAATCTGAAGCGCTCTATAATAAAATAACCATGAAAACCCTGTGGCTATACCTGAAAGTATTAAAAAGAGCCAGCTTTTTGAATTTATATCACGTATACCGCTTTGTGTTCCAGAAACAAAAACAATTCCCCACGCAAGAATAAGAACTACTCCTGTACGTATAGCTGTCGCTAGATTTGAATTAACTCCTTCAATTCCTATTTTGGCAAGAATTGATGTAAGTGCCGCAAAAACTGCAGATAAAATAGCAAACAAAACCCACATACTACATTTTCCTCCTATATTTTTCATTATGAAATTCCCCCATAATTGATATTATTAGTATTCTATTTTATATTTTTTTAATTTTTCTTTTTGTCCATTAAATAAAAGAGGCTCTACTTTATATCCTTCTAGCTTTTCTTCAAATGTTAGATATATTTCCATATCTAAAGAATCTATCCCCTTTAAAAATTCCAAAATATTTTCTCTTATTCTCTTTTCATATATCGTATCTATATCTATATGAAAACTTTTTACTAAATTTTCCTTAGCCATCTTTATTATATCATTTCGTATAAGTTCTTCAAGATATGATAATTTTAATATGAAGCCTTTTCCTTCACATCTTTCACACTTTTCTTCCATATACTCATAGATGCTTTTTCCTTTTCTCTTTCTTGCTATCTGAACAAGATCAAGTTCTGTAAAAGGAAATATCTTTACATTTCCTTTATCAGCTTTAAGGCTTTCTTTAAGCTTTTGCATAACTTTATTTCTTCCATCTCTATCTCTAAAATCTATAAAGTCTATAAGTATTATTCCACTTAAATTTCTAAGTCTTATCTGTCTTCCTATCTCTTTTGCAGCTTCAAGATTTGTTTCAAGTATAGTTTTGTTAAAGTTTCTCTCTTTAACATTTTTTCCGCTATTTACATCTATTACAAACATCGCTTCAGTTTTATCTATTACTATAGAACCTCCGCATGGAAGTATAACTTTATTATGTCTTAATTTTAAAAGTTCTCTTTCAATTCCAAAACTGTCAAACAGCGATATATCATCTTTATAAAAATTTGTTTCAAAATTATCATTTTCTTTTACAAAATCATATATAAAATCATAGTCATCACTATTATCTGTATATATCTTTACTTTATTTTCTCCTACTAAATCTGTAAGAAGCTTCATAAGAGTTATATTATCTCCATAAAGTTTTTTATTTCCTGCGCTATATGTAAGCTTTCTATCAAGGTTAAGAAAAACATCATAAAGATTATCTATTTCTTTTTGAATATCAAATATATCCTCATTTTCACTTTCTGTCCTTATTATTACTTTTACATTTTTTGGACAGTTTATATTCTTTTTTATATAATCTATTTTTTCTTTATCTTTAATTCTTTTTGAAAACTCTATTCCCTCATCATAAAATTCAAGTACAGAATATTTTCCTGAAATAGATGGCTTAATAGACAGTTTTGCACCTTTATTTTCTATCTGCTCTTTTATTACTTGAGCTAATACTTCATCACCTTTTTTTAGTCCTTTTTTTATAACATAATCGCCATAATAAAGATATCCTTCTTTAGGAAGCCCTATATCTATAAATACCGCTCTTGCCTGAGGTATTATATTTTTTACTTTTCCTTTATAAATCTCACCTATTATAGGTTCATCTTTCTTTTCTTCAACTAAACACTCTTCTAAAATATTATTTTCTTTTACAGCAATTCTTAATATTTTTTCTCTTCTTTCAATAAAAACTTCTTTCACTTTAATTTCCACCACTCTTAATTTTGCATTATATCTGATAAAGGTAGAAGTTTATCTCCTTTATAAAAATACATTTCTTCTCTTCTTATTTCTGTAAATACATCTACAACTGCATCCGATGTATTTTCCTTTATAAAATCAGATAAAAGTGCAGCATTCAAATGCTGTCTACTCCCTGTATTTAAAACTGTGTTTATTATAAGGCTATTATCTTTTATCCAGAACTTAAATTCTATTACAAGCTGTTTTATATCTGCTTCTTTTTCACCTTTTTTAGTTTTCTTTAAAGCCATCCACTCTTTTAAATCAATAATATCTTTCATTTCATTTTCAAGATTTTCTGTGTTTTCATATCTTATCTTTATTGTATATCTTGCAGCATCAATAAGTGCCATAGCCTGTGGGACTTTCTTTTCTCCCTCTTTATTTACTATTTCAGTTGCACTTATATATTTTATTCCATCTGGTGCAGTTTCATTTAATCTTTTTATTATCTCTTTTTCATCCATTTTCTCAGTTAAAACCATATCCATATATTCACCAAGAGAATATACTCCAACAGAAAGAGGCTGTGCCATTGATGTATTCATATGAGGATTAAATCCCTGTGAATATTCAATTGGAAGATGTGCTCTTCTTATATTCTTCTGAATTGTCTTTAGCATATCAAGATGAGCTATAAATTTTATATCCGCTTCTTTAGTATATTTAATTAAGTATCGCACCTTCAAAACACTCTCCTTCTTTAAAGTTTACATTTACTCCGCATCCTGTGCAGCCTTTTCTACAGTTTTTAGTAAGTTCTGCTTTTTCTGCCTTTTCATTTTCTCTTTGAAGATAACTTCTATTTACACCAATATCGATAAAATCCCATGGAAGAATTTCATCATATTTTCTCTCTCTATAAACATAAAAGTCACTATCTAAATCGCACTCTTTTATAGCTTCCATCCAACTTTCATAACTGAAATACTGGTTCCAGCCATCAAATTTTGCACCTTTTTCAAATGCTTTTATAAGTACATCACATAACTTCCTGTCACCTCTTGCAAATAAAGCTTCCATATAAGATGTCTTTTGTTCATGATAATTATAAACTATACATTTTGATTTTATGGATTCCTTAACAGCTTTTATCTTATCTGTTACAACATCCATTTTAGCCATTGGTGCCCACTGGAAAGGAGTAAATGGTTTTGGAATTAGAATTGATGTACTTACTGTTATTCTAAGTCCTTTATTTGATCCTTTCTTTTTAGGAACACTCTTATATCTAAATACCATTTTTTCGGCAAGTTTTCCAATTTCTGAGCAGTCATCTAAAGTTTCATAAGGAACACCAATTATAAAGTAAAGTTTAAGTGTCTTCCATCCTGCTTCAAATGCACTTGTTGCAGCATCTAAAATTTTCTCTTCAGTAAGACCTTTATTTATTATATCTCTCATTCTCTGAGAACCTGCCTCTGGTGCAAATGTAAGTCCACTCTTTCTAACTTTTTGAATTTCTTTTATAAGATCAACAGAAAATGCATCGACTCTTATTGAAGGAAGTGCAACTCCTACTTTATCTTTTGCATGTTCTAAAGTTAAATCATGTATAAGATTTTTAATATTAGAATAATCACATGTACTTAATGATGAAAGTGAAATTTCTTCATATCCAGTACTATCGACAAGCTTTCTTGCCTCTTCTAAAAGATCTTCAATCTTCTTTTCTCTTACTGGTCTATATATCATCCCTGCCTGACAGAACCTGCATCCATTTGTACATCCTCTGAAAACTTCAAGAACTATTCTATCATGTACAATTTCAACATAAGGAACTATTATTTTGTCAGGAAAATCAACCTTTGTAAAATTATTTATTATTCTTTTTGTAACTTTTTCTGGTACATCTTCATATTTAGGTTTAAATTCTTTTATAGTTTTATCTTCATTATAAGATACCTCATAAAGAGAAGGTACATATATACCCTTTATCTTAGAAGCCTCTCTTAAAAATTCCTTTTTTGTTTTATTCTTCTTTTTAAAATCTTTATAAAGATCTAAAACATCATTCATTATCTCTTCACCTTCACCGATTTCAAAAAGATCAATTATATCGTATAAAGGTTCAGGATTATATGCACATGGTCCTCCTGCTATTACTAAAGGCTCATCTTCTCTTCTTTCAGAAGCCCTTATTGTAATTCCTGCCATATCAAGCATATTTAATATATTTGTATAGCTCATCTCATACTGTAGAGTAAAACCTAACACATCAAATTCACTTAAAGAATCTTTTGTTTCAAGAGCGTATAATGGAATGTTATTTTTTCTAAGCTGCTCTTCCATATCAGGCCATGGTGCAAACGCTCTTTCACAATATGTATCTTCTCTCATATTTATTGTATGATAAAGTATTCTACTTCCAAGATGTGACATTCCTACTTCATATACATCTGGGAAACAGAATGCAAAACGTATATCTACCTTAGATGGATCTTTTATTACCTCATTTAATTCTTTTCCTATATACCTTCCAGGCTTCTCTACTTTATATAAAATATCGTCTGAAATTCTATTTTTCAAAAACTTCTCCTCCTTTTTCTTCAAAAAATGTATTTAAGCTTTCTGCCAAAAATACTATTACTGAACTATATATATTAAGTCCAAAAATTCCTCCAAATGCTCCATATATATATAATCTTTTATAATAAGCACCAGCAAATGATTTAAATAAATCATCTATTGTCTTTGACTGCATAAGCATTATTTCTTTAACTGATATATCTTTTAATCTGGCATTTATTATAATATTTTTTATGTGCATTTTAACTGCATCTGATGCAGAATAAAGAATTACTTTTGATAAACTTTCCTTTATATCATCTGAAATAAACGAAAGTTTTTCATCTATAATCATATCAAAAACTTTTTCATATAGAAATCTTTCTACTGATATATTTGATATAACTTTTTTTACTTTAAATACAAAATCTTTTTCATCTATTATATCTCCTATTTTTTTAGACTTTATATCTAAAACTATAGAAGAAAGATTCTTACATTCAGGTTTAATAATATCAGATAATTTGTCAGCTGTATATTCAAACTTATCTATATCTATATTATTAAACGCAGATGCAGATATAAATTTTATATTATCATTTACATCTTCAGTTAATTTTTTAATATTATTTTCTACATTTAATAATATACTTTTATCTAAAATATCACATTCATTATTAAATTTATCTATAAATAGCTTTGAATTATTTATATTTAATAAATCAGCATAAAAACCTAATTCTTTTGAAAATATTTTATCTAAAACATTCCCTATTTTTTTGTTTATATTGTTTCTAAAATCTTTATCGCTTTTAAATTCAACATCTATTTTTTCAAATATATTATTTAAATTAAACTCTTCAGATTTTACTTTAAGTTCTTTAACATTTATAGGATATACATTTTTATAAAGTATATTATTTACAACATCTTTTATTTCATTAAACTTAAGTCCTATAAAAGGAACAAGCTTTTTATCTATCATAATATCAACAGTTCTAGAGACTATTTTATCTCCACCGAATGTTGAATAAGCAATCCTCTCAAAAAATCCCAAATTTTCTGATACATTATTTATTACAGTATCTTTTATGCTATCTTTATTTGATGAAATATATAAATTAATCTTCTCTGCTAAAAACATTGTGATTGAATTAAGATTCTTATCTATTAAAGATTTAACATTTCCATTAAATATATCACCTATAGTTTTATCATTGCAAAACTCAGAGAATAAAAACTTTTCAAATTCTTTTTTCATAACTTCTGAAAAATTATCTAATAAAGAAGAATCAATCTTTTTAACTATACTTTTCTTTAGATCTATACACTTTTCATCATTTAAAATATCGTTTAAAGAGTTTTTTAAGAAATCAGAATAAGTATCATTATTATTTAAAACAATATTTTTAACATTAAGTTCTTTACTATATGATAATACTTTTTCTTCAGTTAAAATATCTTTAAAACCATCATTTAAATACTTTTTTACTCTAAGAATTAATATTTTCTTTATCTCATTTTCATCTATTTTTAAATTCTTAATAAAAAATTGAACATCTAAATCCTTTATACGTTCAGCATTTTTTTGAGCATTATTGATATTTAAGCTATTTGTTTTCTTAAAAGCAAATGATATTATACTGCTTTTTTTCTTTTTTATAAGACTTAATACTTTCTTATAATCATTTTTCTTTATATCATGTAAATAGTTTGAAATTATTGTTTCTTCATTCTTTTTTAATAATACTTTTATTTTATCAGAATTTAAAAGATCACTTTCTATAACACTTGCGACTCCTGATGCAAGTGCTTTTTTATGAGCTGGAATATATCCAAGCGAAAAATACTTAAGAAACGGAATCTTTTTTAAAAACTTATTTTGTTTATATGGATGAAATAGCATCCATAATGCAATTACATTTGTAAATATACCTACAAGAGACATTAAAATTACTGAAGAAATTATTGAAAAAGGACTCATATAAAAACCATATATTCCAATATTTGTACTAAATATCGCAAATATAAACCCTGCAAGTGAGCCTAAAAATGCACCAAATACTGAAATAGGTCTTAGCTCTTTTCCCATAAATCTATCAGCTAATTCTAATATTTTGTCATCATCATATGTAAGAAGATTATCTTTAACTATCTTTTTCACCTTATCTTTTAAAATAGAATCAATTTCACTATAAGCATAATTTAATACTTCGTTTCCTATATATTTAGAAATTTCTTTCTTATTTTTAATTTCTTTTGAAAGAACTAAAGATAAGTTTTTAGATGAATACTCCTCTATTTTCTTTTCCGAATAAGTTAATAAAGCTGTATTTAAAAACTTTTTTATATCTTCTTCATTATCAGCTAAATTAAAGTTTTTAACTTCATTTTTTATATAATCATAAATTTTTTCTTTGCTATTTTCTATATACGATTTAACTTTTAAAAAAATCTCACTTGAAGATATAAAATCAGAAGCGTTCTTATCAAATATAGTATCTAAAATATGTGATGAATTTTTTTCTATTTGATTTTTTATAAAATAAGATGCTTTACTTAAATACTTTTCTAAATTTTCCTCATTATTAGAAACATTTATTAAATTAGAGATTTTCTGAATTTTAATTCTTTCTATTAAAATTGAAACTATTTTATCAGAATTTTTATCAATTTTATCTATAATAAAACTTGACACTTTTTTAATATTATCATCGCTTATTATTTTATTTTCTTTAAGTTTTTTTACTATATCTTTTATTTTATTTTCTTTAATAAACTTAAATAAAGTCTCATATATCTTATAAGACGCCTCATCTGATGAACTTAAATCTTCTATATATTTTATTATTTTTTCAACAATTCCACTCTTTGATGAAATATCGCTTAAAAATGATTCCCTAACCTTTGTTATTATAATTTTCTTTATGGATTCATTCATTGTGCCAACTGATTCATCTACAGATTCCTCTATAAGATTCTCTATTTCAGCTTTATTTTTTCTTATCCACTCAGATATATATGGAATAGCTTTTTCTATATTATTTTTTAAAAATATATTTATCTTTGATGCAAAATCATCACCAACTACTTCATATATAGTACTGTCCGTATTTTCTAAAATAGAAATGATTTTATTTAAAGCTTTCTCTATTTCATATTTTGCATTATCAGAATGTATATATTCTTTTAAATGACTTGCTGCATATTTTGAAATTTTATAAGAAGAATCTTCATCTAAAATATCACCGATATTTCTTTCTCCTATACTTTTTAAAAAATCATTAAATACATTATAAAATCCTGCATCTTTTAAAATATAACTTATCTTTTTTTCATCATATTTTTCTATCTGCGTGCAGATATTTTTCTTTATTTTTTGTTTTAATTCTTGACCTGAAATTTCTGATAATTTATATGATGAAACATCACTATATGATTTGTCAAAACACTCTTTAATTATGCCATCATCACCCATTTTATTTAAAATAACATTATAAATAAAATCTGTTATTTTAGCACTTTGAGAATCAGTTATAATTTCATCTACTTTAAAAACGTCTATATTTTTATGTATAGTTTCGTCTAAAACTACATCTGATACATTAGATATAACTTTAAGAATATTCTCCTTTGTTTTTGAAAATCCATCAAAATTTTTCAAAGAGAAATTTTCTGAGTTTTTAATTAAAGATTCAGATATAAAAGTATCTGTAGTTTTTAATATTTCATCTTTAAACTGTGTGCTTTTTATTGAATCCTTTATTGTTGAAGCATTTATTATGTCTCTTTCAACAAGATTAGATATCTCTTCAATAAATTTTTCTTTATTTTTCTTTACTATTCCGCCAAATTTTATAGACTTAAATCCTAAAAAATTTAAAGGTTTATATTCTTTAAAGAGCATATTTACTGCATATTTATTTGTTATGTATCCAGCAGTTCCTCCTGATAAAACCTGCAAAATAAAAAGTAATATTTTAATATCCATTTATTCATTCACCTATCTTTGTCATTTTTAAATCTGCGTCTCTTTTTGAGAAAACACATCCGCAATAATTCTGTCTATATAAATTATATTCTTTAGATAATTCTATCGATCTTTTATATCCATTTCTCTTTTTAAAATCAGAGAAAAGATATTTAACATTTAAATCTTTTGAAATGCTTTCACCTATTTCATTAAGTTTTTCTGCATTTTTATATGGACTTATTGAAAGCGTAGTTGTAAAATAATCCATTCCAAGTTTTTCTGCTAGATATGCTGATTCCTTAAGCCTTAACTCATAGCATTTAAAACATCTTTCTCCACCTTCTTTTAAATTTTCAAGGCCTTTTGACATATTAAAAAACGTATCAGTATCATACTTTCCTTCAACAAAATTTACTTCGTTTTCAAAATGCATAGATGATATGAGTCTTTTTATTTCCTCTACTCTATGATCATATTCTACTTTTGGAGAAATATTAGGATTGTAATAAAATACTGTAATTTTAAAATATTTAGAAAGATATTCTAACACATAACTGCTACACGGTGCACAACAGCTGTGAAGAAGAAGCTTTGGAACTTCTTTCTTATTTTTTAATGTTTCTATTGTTTCATCTAATATTTTTTGATAATTTATATTATTCATTATTCTCTCCCAAATTAGTCTTTTAAAATCTACTATACATTATTTTTTTTCTATTTACAAGAAATGTACTATAAAACAATCAAATAAAAAAAGCTATGCATTAAATTTTTTAATGCATAGCCATAATTCCATTTTCCGATTAATAAGTATTATTGAATTTTATTTTCTTCTATAGGATCTTCTCCATATTCATTTTCTCCAACAGTTCCTGCAGTACAAGATAATACAAGCATCCATATTGGTCCAACTATAGGTATGAGAGATATAAACCACCAGACACCACTTTTACCAATATCATGTAAACGTCTTACTTGAATTGCAAGAGCAGGAACGATTACTGCAAGAAAATATATTGTTGTAAGAATATCCATTTCTATAGCATAGTCAATAATCCCTAAAATTATAACTGCTATGCTATTAAAAAGAACAAACATCCAAAATTCCTTTCTTCTTGCACGCCCACTGAAGTCAGCATACTTCTTAAATGCACCTAAATAATACTCCATTTATAATTCCTCCTAAATCATTTGATATTAATATATATTCTATATTAATTATTTTATGATTACTTACATTAATAAAGGAACGTAAAATGTTACATATTTAATAATTTTACAGCGTTTTTATCTCCCTTTTTACTGCTGCTTATTATCTTAAGTCCATCAATTTCATTTATAAACTTCGAGAACTTTGTATATCCATAATTTCTTGAATTGAAACTATTATATATTTCACATAGTTTTCTAT
It includes:
- a CDS encoding ribosomal-processing cysteine protease Prp — encoded protein: MVTVVIKKHNHLIKGFEIKGHALDEHTKGDLYDLVCNSVSVLSQSVLIGCIDVLKLKPSYEMKDGYLKLDMENLKSEKAEVLLETFEKSIESTILGLDQELGYKKSSRYITLIDEEV
- the rplU gene encoding 50S ribosomal protein L21; this encodes MYAVVKTGGKQYRVTEGDVLYVEKLDAEVDSTVELNEVLAVEKEDGIKVGTPVVEGAKVVAKVAAQGKQKKVIVFKYKSKKDYRRKNGHRQPYTKLVVEKIEA
- a CDS encoding EamA family transporter; translation: MWVLFAILSAVFAALTSILAKIGIEGVNSNLATAIRTGVVLILAWGIVFVSGTQSGIRDINSKSWLFLILSGIATGFSWLFYYRALQIGKASLVVPIDKFSVVISMVFAFVILKETVTIKAIIGGIFITIGTFVMIL
- a CDS encoding ribonuclease E/G, which gives rise to MKEVFIERREKILRIAVKENNILEECLVEEKKDEPIIGEIYKGKVKNIIPQARAVFIDIGLPKEGYLYYGDYVIKKGLKKGDEVLAQVIKEQIENKGAKLSIKPSISGKYSVLEFYDEGIEFSKRIKDKEKIDYIKKNINCPKNVKVIIRTESENEDIFDIQKEIDNLYDVFLNLDRKLTYSAGNKKLYGDNITLMKLLTDLVGENKVKIYTDNSDDYDFIYDFVKENDNFETNFYKDDISLFDSFGIERELLKLRHNKVILPCGGSIVIDKTEAMFVIDVNSGKNVKERNFNKTILETNLEAAKEIGRQIRLRNLSGIILIDFIDFRDRDGRNKVMQKLKESLKADKGNVKIFPFTELDLVQIARKRKGKSIYEYMEEKCERCEGKGFILKLSYLEELIRNDIIKMAKENLVKSFHIDIDTIYEKRIRENILEFLKGIDSLDMEIYLTFEEKLEGYKVEPLLFNGQKEKLKKYKIEY
- a CDS encoding TIGR03936 family radical SAM-associated protein is translated as MRYLIKYTKEADIKFIAHLDMLKTIQKNIRRAHLPIEYSQGFNPHMNTSMAQPLSVGVYSLGEYMDMVLTEKMDEKEIIKRLNETAPDGIKYISATEIVNKEGEKKVPQAMALIDAARYTIKIRYENTENLENEMKDIIDLKEWMALKKTKKGEKEADIKQLVIEFKFWIKDNSLIINTVLNTGSRQHLNAALLSDFIKENTSDAVVDVFTEIRREEMYFYKGDKLLPLSDIMQN
- a CDS encoding TIGR03960 family B12-binding radical SAM protein, encoding MKNRISDDILYKVEKPGRYIGKELNEVIKDPSKVDIRFAFCFPDVYEVGMSHLGSRILYHTINMREDTYCERAFAPWPDMEEQLRKNNIPLYALETKDSLSEFDVLGFTLQYEMSYTNILNMLDMAGITIRASERREDEPLVIAGGPCAYNPEPLYDIIDLFEIGEGEEIMNDVLDLYKDFKKKNKTKKEFLREASKIKGIYVPSLYEVSYNEDKTIKEFKPKYEDVPEKVTKRIINNFTKVDFPDKIIVPYVEIVHDRIVLEVFRGCTNGCRFCQAGMIYRPVREKKIEDLLEEARKLVDSTGYEEISLSSLSTCDYSNIKNLIHDLTLEHAKDKVGVALPSIRVDAFSVDLIKEIQKVRKSGLTFAPEAGSQRMRDIINKGLTEEKILDAATSAFEAGWKTLKLYFIIGVPYETLDDCSEIGKLAEKMVFRYKSVPKKKGSNKGLRITVSTSILIPKPFTPFQWAPMAKMDVVTDKIKAVKESIKSKCIVYNYHEQKTSYMEALFARGDRKLCDVLIKAFEKGAKFDGWNQYFSYESWMEAIKECDLDSDFYVYRERKYDEILPWDFIDIGVNRSYLQRENEKAEKAELTKNCRKGCTGCGVNVNFKEGECFEGAILN
- a CDS encoding DUF445 family protein; this encodes MDIKILLFILQVLSGGTAGYITNKYAVNMLFKEYKPLNFLGFKSIKFGGIVKKNKEKFIEEISNLVERDIINASTIKDSIKSTQFKDEILKTTDTFISESLIKNSENFSLKNFDGFSKTKENILKVISNVSDVVLDETIHKNIDVFKVDEIITDSQSAKITDFIYNVILNKMGDDGIIKECFDKSYSDVSSYKLSEISGQELKQKIKKNICTQIEKYDEKKISYILKDAGFYNVFNDFLKSIGERNIGDILDEDSSYKISKYAASHLKEYIHSDNAKYEIEKALNKIISILENTDSTIYEVVGDDFASKINIFLKNNIEKAIPYISEWIRKNKAEIENLIEESVDESVGTMNESIKKIIITKVRESFLSDISSKSGIVEKIIKYIEDLSSSDEASYKIYETLFKFIKENKIKDIVKKLKENKIISDDNIKKVSSFIIDKIDKNSDKIVSILIERIKIQKISNLINVSNNEENLEKYLSKASYFIKNQIEKNSSHILDTIFDKNASDFISSSEIFLKVKSYIENSKEKIYDYIKNEVKNFNLADNEEDIKKFLNTALLTYSEKKIEEYSSKNLSLVLSKEIKNKKEISKYIGNEVLNYAYSEIDSILKDKVKKIVKDNLLTYDDDKILELADRFMGKELRPISVFGAFLGSLAGFIFAIFSTNIGIYGFYMSPFSIISSVILMSLVGIFTNVIALWMLFHPYKQNKFLKKIPFLKYFSLGYIPAHKKALASGVASVIESDLLNSDKIKVLLKKNEETIISNYLHDIKKNDYKKVLSLIKKKKSSIISFAFKKTNSLNINNAQKNAERIKDLDVQFFIKNLKIDENEIKKILILRVKKYLNDGFKDILTEEKVLSYSKELNVKNIVLNNNDTYSDFLKNSLNDILNDEKCIDLKKSIVKKIDSSLLDNFSEVMKKEFEKFLFSEFCNDKTIGDIFNGNVKSLIDKNLNSITMFLAEKINLYISSNKDSIKDTVINNVSENLGFFERIAYSTFGGDKIVSRTVDIMIDKKLVPFIGLKFNEIKDVVNNILYKNVYPINVKELKVKSEEFNLNNIFEKIDVEFKSDKDFRNNINKKIGNVLDKIFSKELGFYADLLNINNSKLFIDKFNNECDILDKSILLNVENNIKKLTEDVNDNIKFISASAFNNIDIDKFEYTADKLSDIIKPECKNLSSIVLDIKSKKIGDIIDEKDFVFKVKKVISNISVERFLYEKVFDMIIDEKLSFISDDIKESLSKVILYSASDAVKMHIKNIIINARLKDISVKEIMLMQSKTIDDLFKSFAGAYYKRLYIYGAFGGIFGLNIYSSVIVFLAESLNTFFEEKGGEVFEK
- a CDS encoding epoxyqueuosine reductase QueH, whose translation is MNNINYQKILDETIETLKNKKEVPKLLLHSCCAPCSSYVLEYLSKYFKITVFYYNPNISPKVEYDHRVEEIKRLISSMHFENEVNFVEGKYDTDTFFNMSKGLENLKEGGERCFKCYELRLKESAYLAEKLGMDYFTTTLSISPYKNAEKLNEIGESISKDLNVKYLFSDFKKRNGYKRSIELSKEYNLYRQNYCGCVFSKRDADLKMTKIGE
- a CDS encoding DUF805 domain-containing protein; the protein is MEYYLGAFKKYADFSGRARRKEFWMFVLFNSIAVIILGIIDYAIEMDILTTIYFLAVIVPALAIQVRRLHDIGKSGVWWFISLIPIVGPIWMLVLSCTAGTVGENEYGEDPIEENKIQ